Genomic DNA from Anaerolineales bacterium:
CGGTGGCCTGGGTATGTAACCCGAATCGCTGGGCGGGGGGTATATCGGCAGGAGGCCGTCTTTGTCCAGCAAGGTTAAAGTCAGGCTATCTTCTTCCAGTTTGTCAAGCTTGCCCACCGGCAGCAGGCTCAAGTCGATGCGGTTCCCATCCATGAACTGCATCAGATAGCAGTATGAATCCTTGTCCTTTGGGTCAGGGGGCGGGTCTGACATTTCATCCGGCAGTTGCAAGACCATCAGCTCACCGAACATCTTGATCCAGCCGGGGTTGGCCAGGAAGCTATCTTTCTCGGTCACCACGTAAATAACGTCATAGTCCTGGAAAAAGTCCTTGGGGGCGTTGGGGTTGACGCGTGAGCCGTTCATAATCACTGCCCGCACACGTTCATCATTGCGGGCAGTGGTAATGATCAGGTCAAGCATTTCTTGTTCGCTACGCATGATATTCCTCAATCCGATGGAATTAATGGCTGGGTGTATGGATTATCTCATAATCCACATGTGAATGTTTATCTACTTTCCACGATACACGCATTCATTCCTGAAAAGACCATACTTCTCATTTTATCGTAAACATCCCCAAGTAGAACAGCAGGAATCCGACCGTATCAACGATGCCATGGGTGAGGATGGGTAGCCATAGATTTTCGCCGGATAGCAGATACAGCACCCCGAGCAGCAGCCCTGCCAGGAAGGTATCGGCGACCCCGGTGACACCCTGGTAGATGTGTGCTGCCCCGAAAGCCAGCGAGCTGACGAGTAAGGCAGCCACAATTCCGGTCCGTTTCGTGCCGAACAAGTCGGTCAGCCGGTTCAAGAAGTATCCCCTGAAGAACATTTCCTCGATGAAAGCCGCTTCCGTCCAGGTGAGCGCCAGCAATAAGATCAGTGCTGGCAGGCTGCCTTGCACAAAGCTGAATTGAGACAGGTCGATGGATTGCCCCGTCAGGCGCTCGAGCAAAGGGCCGATGATAAGGATGTCCAGGAGTTGGTAACTCACGCCGATCAGCACTGCCAGCCCGATCGTAATGCCCCAATTGCTGGGACGCCGCAAGCCCACATCCCGCCACTTCAGATGGCGCAGGCGCAAGGAACCCCAGCCCACCAGGAACAGGGGTACGACGGGCAGGGGGAACAACCCGCGCACAGTACTGTAACCGCACACCGCCAGCAGCAGGATTTCGAGCGCAAGGAGTAAAGTGCGTTTCAAGGTCATTTCAGTTCATACGTCTAACGAAATTTCGGATACCTACTCGTGTATTATATTGCTATACTGGAAGTAATGTATTTTGTCGAGTCATATACTCTCGCCAAGACATTCTACTGTCATTGCGAGGAGCGATCTAGGCGACGAAGCAATCTTTCTATAACCACTCTGTGTTCATACATTCGTAAATGTAGGTTGAACAACTATTTTATTGAAGATCCCGGCATAGCCCACCGGGCGGGGGCTTCGGCAAAAATTGCCTCGCCATGACACTGGACTGTCATTGCGAATGGTTTGGTGCTCTTCCAAACCAGAAGCAATCTTCCCCAAACACTTTTGCGCAACTCGACCCTACATGCAGCTTGAGCTTGCCTGTAAATTGAAGATCCCGGCAAAGCCCACCGGGCAGGTGCTTCGGCAAAACCCGCTTTCCATGGAAAATCACCATGGATTCCGCAATGACCCTTGGATTTTTTCCTCAATAAGTCCACACCGGCTGGGTGCCATCATTATCAGTAAAGCCGTACTCCCGCGCCAGCTTCCCCGAGATCAATGCCTGGCCACTCTTTTGCATCACCTTTTTGTCGCATGCCAGGGCAACCACAGCCTTGCCGATGTAGAACGGGGTCTCCGAATAAGCGAAGAACCGATCATGTTGGACAGCTTCCTTCCAGTTCGCTTCTGTAACTCCGAAGTGATCCAGCATCTCTTCCGAGCGCAGGAAACCTGGCGTCAGGGCGATAACTGCGATCTTGTGTTGGTGTAGTTGCTTCGCCAACGATTGTGCCAAGCGGATGTTGGTGGCCTTTTCCAGGTCATAATAAAAGTTAAATTCGCGTATCTCGTTACCGGTGCCATCCGTCACTTCGACTACCAACCCACCTCCATGTTCGACCATCAGCGGGATGCCATAATAACTGGTGATGATATGGGATAGCGACCCATTCTCCAGCAGCTTGAGGCCCTTCTCGAGTGAGTGCTCCAGGAAGGGTTTAAATTCCAGGTTGGCATCACCCGTCAGGTCATTGACCAGCACATCCAACCGGCCGCTTTGTTCCTGCCTCACTTGCTCAAACAGCCGTTTGACCTGTTCGGGGTCAGAATGGTCAACCCGCACGGATATTCCCACGCCACCTCTCCCTGTTACCATCTCCGAAGTCTCTTCGATGGTTTCCGTACGGTTTTTGTCGGATGGCTGATTTCTGATTGACCGGCCAGTACAGTAAACCGTAGCACCAGCTTCGCCCAGCATGCAGGCGATTCCCCGACCGGCTCCCCGTGTCGCCCCGGCGACCACGGCTACCTTTCCTTTGAGTTTTCCTGTGAATTCCATGTCGAGTAGTATGACCCCTTCCGCATTGGCTATCAAGCCTGAGTAGCAAGTAGCTGCTCACTGTTCGATTTTTGTTGAGCCGGTAAGTGCCCGAGATACTGTTGATTGTGATATTCAGCTATCCGCCGGCTTGGCCTCCAGCTGGTAAGGGAGCGTCACGTTCCGGAAATGCCAGCACTACCACGCCGGCGACAGCCATCCCTAATCCAATGACCGCTGGTAGCAAGAGCCCTTGCCCGTTCGATACAGTCTCCCCGAAAACGGTCGCCCCCAGCAGAGTGCTAGCAATAAGCGTGGTGGCGTTGCTGGCAGCCATGGCTGGGGCCAGGTATCCGGCTTTTAGACCCGATTGTTGCATTGCAAACCCCACCAAAGCCGAGATGATCAACCCATACGTTGTCCAGCTGGTCAGCAGGTAGGCTACTCCGTTTCCAAGCTGATTGACGAACACCTTGGTCACCGCAGCCTGGAAGGCGTAGCATAATCCTGCTGCGGTTGCAAATAAGGCTGCAGACATGGTACCGCGTCGCTTGCGGGCTTGGCTAGCCAACAGAATGATGATGACTGCGATAGATAAACCGGAAACCAGCCACGCTGAAGCATCTGGTTGATCGATGCCGCCTTGTGGCTGACCGATGCCCAGGAAGACAATGATCCCGAGCAATGTAGCTAACGCACCGATGATTGAGCGGCGTCCGACCCTCTGATCTGTCAGGCGCGCACCCAAGGGAAGAGCGAACACCAGGCTGAGAGCGCACAGGCTTTGGACGATTACCAGGCTGCCATCCACCAGTGCGGCTGCTTGCAGAATCCACCCCATCACCTGAAGCATGCCACCTGCCAACCATATCGGTTTGTGCAGGATCTCTCCCAGAAAACGGGGATCACCTTCTACGGCTTTGGTCTGTAGGGTGCCTTTTTGTTGAAGGACTGAGCCAAGGGCAAATGATAGCGCAGATAATAGGGCAAGCAGGTAGGGTGACATTATAACCTCACATCATCTGCACGATAACCACCAGTCAGTTACCGACAAATTAACCGGAAATTGACCTTGATGGGTATTAATCGCTAACATTATCGCAACCCGGTATACAGGCAGGGTTCATTTTCATCTTGCCGAATTATAATCTACGCCCTCTGGTGGCTGTTAATATTTACTGTGTCTCAATCAGGCTTGATTTTCCTTCTGCTTCACAACTGCTTAGCTAAAACCATCACCCGCTGTGCGCGTGGAACGATGCAGGATTGTACGTTAATTGTCGATTGGCAGCGACATAGAAAAATTGCGCACTGCAGCCGCGAATTCAACAGGGCGTGCCGCATAGGTCGCATGTCCTGCGCCGGTGATTTCGACAAGGCGGCAATCACGAATTGAATCAGCCACGATTTTTGCAATTTCTGTGAACCACGCGGTGCTGTTAGATCCATACATCACCAGGCAAGGACGATTAATTTTCCCTAGGTCTGCGGTGGTGAGCTGGTACAGCGGTTGCTGCAAGTCGGCCAGCATTGCCGTCAGGTTTGCGCGATAAATTCGTTTACGGTCATCAGAAGCACGCCCCCAAAAATCCGGATCGATGATGTTGAAAAAAGCGTCTACCGCAGTCTGTGGCTGGTCACTTGCTAATGCCTTTTCAACTGCTGGTTTAACCTGTGACATAAAATCAGCCATTAAGGATGGTGATAATGCAAACACTGGTGGTTCGGATAAAGCTGCACCACGAACTAGCTTGGGGTAGCGGCGAAGCACATCGATCGCGATGCGCGCTCCTCCGCTCGATCCGACGAGGATCACCGGATCAAGATGCAGCTGCTTAATCAATTCGGCTGCATCGTCCGCGTGCAGCTCGACCGACTCGGGGATGCCATTTGTCTTCGCGCTGCGTGTATGTCCCCGTCGATCGTATGCCACACAGCGAAATGCACTGCTAAGCTGCTGCATTTGGTCATTCCATACATCCGCATAACCTGCCATGCCGTGAATAAATAGTATAGAAGGACCTTCGCCTATTTCTTCAAAGTACAGGGTTGTACCATTGATATTGATAGTTGACATTCATGCTCCTTATTTGGTATCAAGCCATTTTGCTTGGTGGGTGGACGCCGTCCGCCCCTACAGCTTTTTTTCCTTCTTGACCAGACCCCCATACCCATAAAGTATAAAGAATATGGCATACCTATGGGTAGCTTACTATTATTCTCCCAGCCTCCTTTTTCTCCCCTCAGAACTAACATCAAAAAGATAGGCTTGGTGATCCTATTTATGCTGTATTACTCAATACGGTGGCGACGCCTATGGTCAGCGATAAAATCTCGAAAGATTTCCACCCTATTTAGAGACATATTTTATCATAAAAGGCATATTTATTGATGCAGACTGGGAGACGGGTCAATCTTTTTGGTTCAACCTCAATAAGGAGTTGACAACTCCCCCATTTTTTTTGTAAAAGGGGGGAGATAGGGTTTCATAAATGTATTATGTGTGGAGTCGGCATTGAGCTTGATATTGAGAAGCACGATGCAATTCGGCAATACCATAAACCACACTGGCCTAACCTGCAATTTCTCCATACGTCAGCAGTGCCTCTATAAATATCTGCATTGATCTGCATGCATCTGCGGTTTGATTATTACGTTCAGTACTCATCTGTGCCAAAAATCAACTTATGGTAGTGACTCGCGTTTGCTTCCGAGCGCTACTCCATCCTTCCTTCGATGGCTGCTTTGACTACATCGCTCGCCAGGAAGACGCCGCGCACCTGGATGTTTTCCACCACTTCGGCTGCCAGTTCTGGGGTGATATCACCCTGGAAGTGAAGCAGGCCTACGACAGCGATCTTCAAGCGTTCGTTCTTCTGCTTGAAGCGCTCAAGGTCAGCTCGATTGTAGGAGAGGACCCCCACGACATATGAATGCCGGGTGACCGATTGCTGGATCTCCAGGCTGTGTTTCTCAAGCTGGCCTCGGATGGCGGTGCGGATGAAATCGGTGCGGTTTGAGTACAAGCCTTCCTGCACCAGCAGGTCGATCTTACCCAGGTCAACCGCCGCCATATTAATGGTAATTTTTTCTGTGTCAGGCATTGCACTTCTCCTTATTTGTGCTGCTCAAGATAGGCAAGCACATGATCGAGCTCCACCTGCCAGAGTGCGTTGGCCATATATGGCTTGAATCCCAGCTCATTGTTAATTTTCAGCATGGCGGCATTGCTATCTGCATTGCCCGTACGAATATACTTCACCTGTGGTCGATCTATCAGCACCTTGTTAAGCATGGCAGCTTTCAGCCAGCGCCCCAGGCCTCTATTCCGGTACTCTGGAAAAACACCGGTCATGTCCTGGTACAGGATCTCCGGGCGGTTGGGGTGCCACCTGGTTTCGGTGTAGCCAGCGAATTTTCCAGTGGATTTCTCCAGGATGTAAAACGTCCAGCGCTGGTTACCGCGTGCAAAGATCATCTGCTCCTGTTGGCGCAGCTGTTCAGGGGTCAGGTGGAATTCTTCAATTTCAAGGTCGCCGAAGGGCTGTTGGTTGGTAAGCTCAACCAGCTGGGAAATGGCTACCAACTGATCTTCTGGATAAGGACCTTCCCACAACCCCAACATGAATTCCGAAAGCAGCATATTCCCTCGTGCGAGCCATTTTGCAAGCAGATCCTGGTCGAGCTCGGCGATCTTTAGCTGATTTATGTGCCCTACCAGGCCTTTTTGAGCTCCCAGGCGTGTCATAAATGCTTCTCCAGCAGGGATGCGATCATAACTCTCCGAAAGCAGCAACCGTCGCTTTTCAGACTGGGCCGCATGGGTGATTAGCTCCAGGATATGCCGCCCCAAGCCCTGGCGCCGGAAGTCTGGACAAACGCTGATGTCAAACTGCGCCAGGTGCCTGTTTTCTTCCATATTCAGCATCTGTACCATCCCCATAGCAATTATTTCGTCGCTTCCCTTCTGCTTCGTTGTCCAGATCTTGACTTCCACATAGGAGGGCAGGTTGTGTAATTCGTTCATGGTCTCATCCAGGGCGATAGGGGGGTCATCGGGCAGGCGCTCACGGCGCATCAGGTTTATATGCCTGTTCAAGGCTGCATATTCTTCCTGGGTAGCTCCTTTGATGTCAAATAATTGGATTGAATAGGTTGTCTGCATGGCTTCTCCTTGCCATCCATGTGGATGTTATTCGGATGGTATATGGATTGTAGACGATATTTATCCTTTTGTCAAGGGAAAAAACATCCATATACCATCCAATTGGATGGTGATTTGTGGGAAAGTCTTGCGGTTGGGTCGATCTGGAATTCGTGTAATCTGTATTGTGGGCATTAGTTCGCCCGAAATCCAATTTCGGTATTAAATCTCCTCCCCAATTTTCGTTCATTGAATATGGGGATGGCAGGCGGGGGTGTCTGGTTTCGCAACACCAATTACCTTGCACGATTTGTCAGTAAAACAAACCCCACGGTCTCAGCCTATGACTTTTATGTTTTACTGCAGTTTTATTTAGATATCCGTGTTTATCTGTGTGCATCTGTGGTAAAAAAATAGTATTGTGTGTCCATTCGCAGATCGTCTTCAAACCGCTTTCCTAAATGCTGGCACTTACTTGCCTCTGGGAAACGACCTGCCTCTGTGCTGCTTTAAAATACGCCAACAGGCTGATGCTCAGCACCGCCGCGAAGAAGCACCAGACTGAAGGAAAACTTGGCATCTGCTCCAGGTACAACCCGGCTGCACAGCTGGCTACCACGCCGACCCCGAACAGCACCAGTCCTTTACGGCTCGATATGAGTAAAGGAACCGTCACTGCGATGAGATAAGCCGGCCCAAGGTTCCAAATCGAAGCCACCTGGTAAGACAGGTTGCAGGTGTAAACCGACACCGCTACAGGGGTCTGGATCATGCCCACCAGGTAATTCACCCCCACTGCCAGGCCGACTGCCTGGCAGAGCAGGATGGCAATGCGCCGCTTTGGGCAAGTTTCCATTCGGTAGGCAGCAAAGGGGATATAGATCGGCCAGAGTACATAGGCAATCAGCACATACAGGGTGATTGCAGCCGTTTCGAGTGACCCCAATCCTGGTTCATCCTGCGACAACCAGATGCAACCCTCAATAAATTGGTGTGTGGCAAATATGGCTGGGATGGCCGCCAATGGCAGGCTGCCGTGTTCCTTTGGCGTCCGTGCAATCGCTACGCTGGTGGCGATCAGTACCCCGCTGGCGATGAAGCTGGCTTCTGCTGAATAGCACATAGCACTCTCCTCTGCTGCTAGGTCAGCCAACTTTTACTATACAGATTTATTTCCGCAGAGTCAAGCACCAACTATCGTAATGTTACCCCGTCTTACATCTCCCCCATGTTTCGCTCTTCGATATATGGGGGAGATTGGGTTCATCTAGCCACCTGGTCACCTGCACGATCGTTGTGCGGCACGATCTTTGTGCGGTATCCACTCTATGCGGCACACTGCCTGCATGACCTATGCGCGAGGTTTTCGTGCGCAGGGAGAGTTGGATCTTGTAAGAGAAGGTCATTTGCTTAACTCAACCCGTGGTTGCGAATACGAGGACGAGCCTAATTATGCTAAAGATCACAAAGGGCAGTGAGCTTGCTGTTATATCTCCATCGGTTCTTCTTTAGGTGTTTATCCTTTGAAAATTGGTTGGATGTCATACTCTGCCACGAGTGACTCCATCTCGGCATCGGAAGGCCGTTGCTCAAAGATGCTGGCTGCTCGAAGAATTTTGGGTAGGAGCTGTATATCCCCCGCGGTGATTAGAAAGCAATCGGTCAGACCAAGCACCCAGTGCACCGATTTTTGGATCGCATCTTCGGTGACCAGTGGCTCATAAAAGTAGGTGTTGAATGTTTTCAGTTGATCATTCCATGGTCCGCGCGCAATCGATTTTATGGTCTGAACAGCAACCTTCCGCTTCCTGCATGTAGTAATCAGATCGGCAAAATCAGCAGCATACGCAGGTATCTTCATTTGCCGATAGCTATAGGGTAGCATGACTGAATCAAAGTCGTAGCGCTCGAGGCTGCGCTTGTGCATGGCTGGTGTCTGGTTGCTGTGACCAGTCACACCCAGGTGTCGCACCTTACCTTGCTCGCGTGCTGAAATCAAGACCTCCAGGGCTCCCTCTGTCCCCATTGTGTCTTCCCAACCCTTCATATTAGTGAGTCCATGCAGCTGCAAAAGGTCAATCGAATCCACCCCCAATGTTTGCAGTGAATTGTTCAGGTCAGCCAACGCTCCATGATGGGTTCGTTTGCGAGTTTTCGTGGCCAGAAAGAAAGCCTGCCTGTGTTTCTTCATCCAGGTTCCAATCAACTTCTCAGCATTCCCATACATGGGTGCTGTGTCAATGTGGTTGATGCCATATTCCATTAGGAGCTCTACTACCTGGTCAGCTTCCTTCTGGGAAGCTGTAGATAAGGCCCATGAGCCGAATATGACCCGTGAGCTTATGTGACCAGTGCGTCCGAAGGCAGCTTTTGGTATCATTATTCCCTCCTGAAAGTCTGCTTTAGAATCTCGAGTATTGTGGGTTGGGTAGCGCAGCCTGTTCGTGGCTGCGAAACCCAACAATCATGTTCTAGAGCTTTTTGCGGAACAGCGTATCTTTTTTAGCCACCTGGAAACCGCAACTCTCATATAACGTGACCACATTACTGGTACTATCAGTGTCAGCCACCAGTGCTGATTCGGTCATCCCAGCCTCTCTTTGGGCTTTCAGGCTCAGGCTGATCAATGCCCGCGCCAGGCCACGCCTGCGCCACGGGCGAATTACCCCAATACCTTCCGTGTAGCCCCGCAGCCGCTTGAATTGCTGGTTCTCCTGGTGGTGGATATAGGTTAACACGGTACCTGCTACTTCCCCAGTGACTACGTCCCACGCCACCTGCCATAGCTCCGGTTGAAACAGCTCACCGAGCAACCAATCCTGATAGTCCTGCTCTGTCAGCTCGTGGTGACCCCATTCATCGCGGCTTGTCTCTGCAATTGCCTTCCAAATGGCCCGGTAGTGGTCAGGTTCTGCCATGCGCACTTCCAATCCTTCAGGCAGCGGGTATTCAATGATATTTTCCAAGGAGGGTCGCACCATGCTGTAAAAATGGCGCACCGGTTCGTAACCAGCGTGCTCCAGCATAACCTTCGTGCCTGTCTGGTGCTGGCTAACGTTCACCTGGAATACCTTCTCCAGCTCAGCCGGGTGGGCGCTGGCAACCTTCCTCAGGCGGTTTTCCATCTCCCTGAGCAAAGCGGTGCCGATGCCCTTACGGCGCCACTCAGGCACCAGGAAACCATTCTGGGCATACACGCGCACACCGTTTTCGCCTTCCTCCCACCAGCCACGTGTGTATCCCACCATGGCGCCGTCCACTTCTCCGATGAGCAGGTC
This window encodes:
- a CDS encoding CopG family transcriptional regulator, which produces MPDTEKITINMAAVDLGKIDLLVQEGLYSNRTDFIRTAIRGQLEKHSLEIQQSVTRHSYVVGVLSYNRADLERFKQKNERLKIAVVGLLHFQGDITPELAAEVVENIQVRGVFLASDVVKAAIEGRME
- a CDS encoding aminoglycoside adenylyltransferase codes for the protein MRSEQEMLDLIITTARNDERVRAVIMNGSRVNPNAPKDFFQDYDVIYVVTEKDSFLANPGWIKMFGELMVLQLPDEMSDPPPDPKDKDSYCYLMQFMDGNRIDLSLLPVGKLDKLEEDSLTLTLLDKDGLLPIYPPPSDSGYIPRPPTAKQYFDCTNEFWWVNPYVAKGLWRWEIVYAKHILDLYMREQLIKMLYWYVGMQTGNKVFPGKMGKYLEKYLEPELWQLLLQTYSDGDYGHTWDALLAMGELFRRIAIPLAEHFGLTYPFGDDERVSAHLLHVRSLPRNAREMY
- a CDS encoding short-chain dehydrogenase; this translates as MEFTGKLKGKVAVVAGATRGAGRGIACMLGEAGATVYCTGRSIRNQPSDKNRTETIEETSEMVTGRGGVGISVRVDHSDPEQVKRLFEQVRQEQSGRLDVLVNDLTGDANLEFKPFLEHSLEKGLKLLENGSLSHIITSYYGIPLMVEHGGGLVVEVTDGTGNEIREFNFYYDLEKATNIRLAQSLAKQLHQHKIAVIALTPGFLRSEEMLDHFGVTEANWKEAVQHDRFFAYSETPFYIGKAVVALACDKKVMQKSGQALISGKLAREYGFTDNDGTQPVWTY
- a CDS encoding aldo/keto reductase; the protein is MIPKAAFGRTGHISSRVIFGSWALSTASQKEADQVVELLMEYGINHIDTAPMYGNAEKLIGTWMKKHRQAFFLATKTRKRTHHGALADLNNSLQTLGVDSIDLLQLHGLTNMKGWEDTMGTEGALEVLISAREQGKVRHLGVTGHSNQTPAMHKRSLERYDFDSVMLPYSYRQMKIPAYAADFADLITTCRKRKVAVQTIKSIARGPWNDQLKTFNTYFYEPLVTEDAIQKSVHWVLGLTDCFLITAGDIQLLPKILRAASIFEQRPSDAEMESLVAEYDIQPIFKG
- a CDS encoding N-acetyltransferase codes for the protein MTNSFDYAPQIPGLKFRTFNGEADYPQIARVLTASGMADKVERQVSAKDIAKAFQHLSNCNPQRDLLIGEVDGAMVGYTRGWWEEGENGVRVYAQNGFLVPEWRRKGIGTALLREMENRLRKVASAHPAELEKVFQVNVSQHQTGTKVMLEHAGYEPVRHFYSMVRPSLENIIEYPLPEGLEVRMAEPDHYRAIWKAIAETSRDEWGHHELTEQDYQDWLLGELFQPELWQVAWDVVTGEVAGTVLTYIHHQENQQFKRLRGYTEGIGVIRPWRRRGLARALISLSLKAQREAGMTESALVADTDSTSNVVTLYESCGFQVAKKDTLFRKKL